From Anopheles funestus chromosome 3RL, idAnoFuneDA-416_04, whole genome shotgun sequence, a single genomic window includes:
- the LOC125769243 gene encoding septin-7 isoform X4: protein MSASTPTAQQAASGVGGPPVPPAKPVLSSPGAYMANFQSGVSGSTVAPPITAGIHGTNKTHEKPTIAARPIPPPKLPNYSSSFNKIDRDRNEFTKIDKAEREKVSLLATKREMFFKSESNSPSGPPPNPPHNNSANAATDKHSTAGLTNSTAGGVTNNSSPAAVSIGAMVTNNNHNGLNGAATTNGSSLAGNNNLTGAGGGVNGLSSMNSVSLKEKRDALLNHHESGANGHHHHHHADAANAKLASERHEKEKPVVKSKPKELDGYVGFANLPNQVYRKAVKKGFELTLMVVGESGLGKSTLINSMFLSDIYHAEQHPGPSKRIKKTVAVESTKVLLKENGVNLTLTVVDTPGFGDAVDNSNCWLPIVDFVESKYEEYLTAESRVHRTALPDSRVHVCLYFIAPSGHGLKPLDIEFMQRLCDKVNIIPVIAKADTLTPEEITLFKKQILNEIAQHKIKIYDFPDPMDEEEDAKVLRQLRSRVPFAVVGANAIIEIDGRKVRGRRYPWGVAEVENLDHCDFIALRNMVIRTNLQDLKDVTNNVHYENYRCRKLAGLGTDGKAKLSNNLCNIGTVNTNGTGWNPLAQMEEEKREHESKMKKMEAEMEQVFEMKVKEKKQKLKDSEAELTRRHEERKKALELQIRELEDRRKAFELEKTEWEQQNGVTLDELRRKSLEANSKETASLASRSSDESKGRRVFGSLLRRHTSFGAPDAVRGVTGAAGSTSTLATSANNNNSTVPPSPQDHNES, encoded by the exons ATGAGTGCATCAACGCCCACAGCACAGCAAGCGGCATCCGGTGTCGGTGGACCACCAGTACCTCCGGCGAAGCCAGTTCTTTCCTCACCCGGTGCGTACATGGCCAACTTCCAGTCCGGTGTGTCCGGTTCAACGGTGGCACCGCCAATCACTGCCGGTATCCACGGTACGAACAAGACGCACGAGAAGCCGACAATTGCCGCCCGGCCTATTCCACCTCCGAAGCTGCCAAACTACTCATCATCGTTTAATAAgatcgatcgcgatcgtaATGAGTTCACCAAAATCGACAAAGCGGAACGGGAAAAGGTTAGCCTG TTGGCAACCAAGCGCGAAATGTTCTTCAAATCGGAAAGCAACAGTCCGTCCGGGCCGCCACCAAATCCACCG CATAATAACAGCGCAAACGCGGCCACCGACAAACACAGCACTGCAGGGCTCACTAACTCAACTGCCGGTGGCGTTACTAACAACAGCTCACCGGCCGCCGTCTCGATTGGCGCAATGGTCACCAATAACAATCATAACGGTCTAAACGGAGCCGCGACCACGAACGGGAGCAGCTTGGCCGGGAACAATAATCTCACTGGTGCTGGTGGCGGTGTAAACGGACTGTCGAGTATGAACAGTGTTTCGCTGAAGGAGAAACGGGACGCATTGCTAAACCATCACGAGAGTGGTGCAAATggacaccaccatcatcatcatgcggATGCAGCGAACGCCAAGCTGGCCAGCGAACGACACGAAAAGGAGAAGCCGGTGGTGAAATCGAAACCGAAGGAGTTGGACGGATACGTAGGATTTGCGAACCTGCCCAACCAGGTGTACCGGAAGGCGGTGAAAAAAGGATTTGAATTGACGCTGATGGTAGTTGGTGAATCAGGACTGGGCAAATCTACACTCATCAATTCAATGTTCCTATCGGACATCTACCATGCCGAGCAGCATCCCGGTCCTTCAAAACGCATTAAAAAGACGGTGGCCGTCGAGAGTACGAAGGTACTGCTGAAAGAGAATGGTGTAAACTTAACATTAACGGTTGTCGATACGCCTGGATTTGGTGATGCCGTGGACAACAGTAACTG CTGGCTACCGATTGTAGACTTTGTCGAATCGAAGTATGAAGAGTATTTGACGGCAGAGTCTCGTGTTCACCGAACGGCATTGCCAGATTCGCGTGTGCACGTCTGCCTGTACTTCATTGCCCCGTCAGGGCATGGATTAAAGCCACTGGACATCGAGTTCATGCAGCGACTGTGTGATAAGGTTAACATCATACCGGTCATTGCCAAAGCGGACACACTCACTCCGGAGGAAATTACTCTGTTCAAAAAGCAG ATTCTGAATGAAATCGCTCAACATAAGATAAAAATTTACGATTTTCCGGATCCGATGGATGAGGAGGAAGATGCAAAAGTGCTTAGACAGCTACGGAGCCGTGTGCCGTTTGCAGTTGTCGGTGCAAATGCGATTATTGAGATCGATGGACGTAAAGTTCGCGGTCGACGCTATCCATGGGGTGTTGCTGAAG TTGAGAATCTGGACCATTGTGATTTCATTGCCTTGCGCAACATGGTTATTCGTACAAACCTGCAGGACCTGAAGGATGTGACAAACAATGTGCACTACGAAAACTACCGTTGTCGAAAACTAGCCGGTTTGGGTACCGATGGCAAAGCCAAGCTGAGCAATAA CTTATGCAATATTGGAACTGTTAACACAAATGGTACTGGATG GAACCCGCTGGCTCAGATGGAAGAGGAAAAACGGGAACATGAATcgaagatgaagaagatgGAAGCCGAAATGGAGCAGGTATTTGAGATGAAAGTGAaagagaagaagcaaaagctgaAGGACTCCGAAGCCGAGCTAACCAGACGTCACGAGGAGAGAAAGAAG GCTCTCGAGCTTCAAATACGCGAATTGGAGGATCGCAGAAAAGCCTTTGAGCTAGAGAAAACTGAATGGGAACAGCAGAACGGTGTCACACTTGATGAGCTGCGACGCAAGAGTCTGGAAGCGAACAGCAAAGA GACCGCGTCTCTTGCATCAAGAAGTTCCGATGAGTCGAAGGGCAGGCGCGTCTTTGGATCGTTGCTGCGTCGGCACACTAGCTTCGGAGCGCCGGACGCCGTCCGTGGCGTTACCGGTGCGGCCGGTTCGACTTCCACTCTTGCTACTAGCGCtaacaataacaacagcaCAGTGCCACCTAGTCCGCAAGATCATAACGAATCGTAA
- the LOC125769243 gene encoding septin-7 isoform X5, protein MSASTPTAQQAASGVGGPPVPPAKPVLSSPGAYMANFQSGVSGSTVAPPITAGIHGTNKTHEKPTIAARPIPPPKLPNYSSSFNKIDRDRNEFTKIDKAEREKLATKREMFFKSESNSPSGPPPNPPHNNSANAATDKHSTAGLTNSTAGGVTNNSSPAAVSIGAMVTNNNHNGLNGAATTNGSSLAGNNNLTGAGGGVNGLSSMNSVSLKEKRDALLNHHESGANGHHHHHHADAANAKLASERHEKEKPVVKSKPKELDGYVGFANLPNQVYRKAVKKGFELTLMVVGESGLGKSTLINSMFLSDIYHAEQHPGPSKRIKKTVAVESTKVLLKENGVNLTLTVVDTPGFGDAVDNSNCWLPIVDFVESKYEEYLTAESRVHRTALPDSRVHVCLYFIAPSGHGLKPLDIEFMQRLCDKVNIIPVIAKADTLTPEEITLFKKQILNEIAQHKIKIYDFPDPMDEEEDAKVLRQLRSRVPFAVVGANAIIEIDGRKVRGRRYPWGVAEVENLDHCDFIALRNMVIRTNLQDLKDVTNNVHYENYRCRKLAGLGTDGKAKLSNNLCNIGTVNTNGTGWNPLAQMEEEKREHESKMKKMEAEMEQVFEMKVKEKKQKLKDSEAELTRRHEERKKALELQIRELEDRRKAFELEKTEWEQQNGVTLDELRRKSLEANSKETASLASRSSDESKGRRVFGSLLRRHTSFGAPDAVRGVTGAAGSTSTLATSANNNNSTVPPSPQDHNES, encoded by the exons ATGAGTGCATCAACGCCCACAGCACAGCAAGCGGCATCCGGTGTCGGTGGACCACCAGTACCTCCGGCGAAGCCAGTTCTTTCCTCACCCGGTGCGTACATGGCCAACTTCCAGTCCGGTGTGTCCGGTTCAACGGTGGCACCGCCAATCACTGCCGGTATCCACGGTACGAACAAGACGCACGAGAAGCCGACAATTGCCGCCCGGCCTATTCCACCTCCGAAGCTGCCAAACTACTCATCATCGTTTAATAAgatcgatcgcgatcgtaATGAGTTCACCAAAATCGACAAAGCGGAACGGGAAAAG TTGGCAACCAAGCGCGAAATGTTCTTCAAATCGGAAAGCAACAGTCCGTCCGGGCCGCCACCAAATCCACCG CATAATAACAGCGCAAACGCGGCCACCGACAAACACAGCACTGCAGGGCTCACTAACTCAACTGCCGGTGGCGTTACTAACAACAGCTCACCGGCCGCCGTCTCGATTGGCGCAATGGTCACCAATAACAATCATAACGGTCTAAACGGAGCCGCGACCACGAACGGGAGCAGCTTGGCCGGGAACAATAATCTCACTGGTGCTGGTGGCGGTGTAAACGGACTGTCGAGTATGAACAGTGTTTCGCTGAAGGAGAAACGGGACGCATTGCTAAACCATCACGAGAGTGGTGCAAATggacaccaccatcatcatcatgcggATGCAGCGAACGCCAAGCTGGCCAGCGAACGACACGAAAAGGAGAAGCCGGTGGTGAAATCGAAACCGAAGGAGTTGGACGGATACGTAGGATTTGCGAACCTGCCCAACCAGGTGTACCGGAAGGCGGTGAAAAAAGGATTTGAATTGACGCTGATGGTAGTTGGTGAATCAGGACTGGGCAAATCTACACTCATCAATTCAATGTTCCTATCGGACATCTACCATGCCGAGCAGCATCCCGGTCCTTCAAAACGCATTAAAAAGACGGTGGCCGTCGAGAGTACGAAGGTACTGCTGAAAGAGAATGGTGTAAACTTAACATTAACGGTTGTCGATACGCCTGGATTTGGTGATGCCGTGGACAACAGTAACTG CTGGCTACCGATTGTAGACTTTGTCGAATCGAAGTATGAAGAGTATTTGACGGCAGAGTCTCGTGTTCACCGAACGGCATTGCCAGATTCGCGTGTGCACGTCTGCCTGTACTTCATTGCCCCGTCAGGGCATGGATTAAAGCCACTGGACATCGAGTTCATGCAGCGACTGTGTGATAAGGTTAACATCATACCGGTCATTGCCAAAGCGGACACACTCACTCCGGAGGAAATTACTCTGTTCAAAAAGCAG ATTCTGAATGAAATCGCTCAACATAAGATAAAAATTTACGATTTTCCGGATCCGATGGATGAGGAGGAAGATGCAAAAGTGCTTAGACAGCTACGGAGCCGTGTGCCGTTTGCAGTTGTCGGTGCAAATGCGATTATTGAGATCGATGGACGTAAAGTTCGCGGTCGACGCTATCCATGGGGTGTTGCTGAAG TTGAGAATCTGGACCATTGTGATTTCATTGCCTTGCGCAACATGGTTATTCGTACAAACCTGCAGGACCTGAAGGATGTGACAAACAATGTGCACTACGAAAACTACCGTTGTCGAAAACTAGCCGGTTTGGGTACCGATGGCAAAGCCAAGCTGAGCAATAA CTTATGCAATATTGGAACTGTTAACACAAATGGTACTGGATG GAACCCGCTGGCTCAGATGGAAGAGGAAAAACGGGAACATGAATcgaagatgaagaagatgGAAGCCGAAATGGAGCAGGTATTTGAGATGAAAGTGAaagagaagaagcaaaagctgaAGGACTCCGAAGCCGAGCTAACCAGACGTCACGAGGAGAGAAAGAAG GCTCTCGAGCTTCAAATACGCGAATTGGAGGATCGCAGAAAAGCCTTTGAGCTAGAGAAAACTGAATGGGAACAGCAGAACGGTGTCACACTTGATGAGCTGCGACGCAAGAGTCTGGAAGCGAACAGCAAAGA GACCGCGTCTCTTGCATCAAGAAGTTCCGATGAGTCGAAGGGCAGGCGCGTCTTTGGATCGTTGCTGCGTCGGCACACTAGCTTCGGAGCGCCGGACGCCGTCCGTGGCGTTACCGGTGCGGCCGGTTCGACTTCCACTCTTGCTACTAGCGCtaacaataacaacagcaCAGTGCCACCTAGTCCGCAAGATCATAACGAATCGTAA
- the LOC125769243 gene encoding septin-7 isoform X9, which yields MSASTPTAQQAASGVGGPPVPPAKPVLSSPGAYMANFQSGVSGSTVAPPITAGIHGTNKTHEKPTIAARPIPPPKLPNYSSSFNKIDRDRNEFTKIDKAEREKVSLLATKREMFFKSESNSPSGPPPNPPVGLNSLNLANNNVIHNNSANAATDKHSTAGLTNSTAGGVTNNSSPAAVSIGAMVTNNNHNGLNGAATTNGSSLAGNNNLTGAGGGVNGLSSMNSVSLKEKRDALLNHHESGANGHHHHHHADAANAKLASERHEKEKPVVKSKPKELDGYVGFANLPNQVYRKAVKKGFELTLMVVGESGLGKSTLINSMFLSDIYHAEQHPGPSKRIKKTVAVESTKVLLKENGVNLTLTVVDTPGFGDAVDNSNCWLPIVDFVESKYEEYLTAESRVHRTALPDSRVHVCLYFIAPSGHGLKPLDIEFMQRLCDKVNIIPVIAKADTLTPEEITLFKKQILNEIAQHKIKIYDFPDPMDEEEDAKVLRQLRSRVPFAVVGANAIIEIDGRKVRGRRYPWGVAEVENLDHCDFIALRNMVIRTNLQDLKDVTNNVHYENYRCRKLAGLGTDGKAKLSNNLCNIGTVNTNGTGWNPLAQMEEEKREHESKMKKMEAEMEQVFEMKVKEKKQKLKDSEAELTRRHEERKKALELQIRELEDRRKAFELEKTEWEQQNGVTLDELRRKSLEANSKETVDGKDKGKKKKGLF from the exons ATGAGTGCATCAACGCCCACAGCACAGCAAGCGGCATCCGGTGTCGGTGGACCACCAGTACCTCCGGCGAAGCCAGTTCTTTCCTCACCCGGTGCGTACATGGCCAACTTCCAGTCCGGTGTGTCCGGTTCAACGGTGGCACCGCCAATCACTGCCGGTATCCACGGTACGAACAAGACGCACGAGAAGCCGACAATTGCCGCCCGGCCTATTCCACCTCCGAAGCTGCCAAACTACTCATCATCGTTTAATAAgatcgatcgcgatcgtaATGAGTTCACCAAAATCGACAAAGCGGAACGGGAAAAGGTTAGCCTG TTGGCAACCAAGCGCGAAATGTTCTTCAAATCGGAAAGCAACAGTCCGTCCGGGCCGCCACCAAATCCACCGGTAGGACTGAATAGTCTCAACTTGGCTAACAACAACGTGATC CATAATAACAGCGCAAACGCGGCCACCGACAAACACAGCACTGCAGGGCTCACTAACTCAACTGCCGGTGGCGTTACTAACAACAGCTCACCGGCCGCCGTCTCGATTGGCGCAATGGTCACCAATAACAATCATAACGGTCTAAACGGAGCCGCGACCACGAACGGGAGCAGCTTGGCCGGGAACAATAATCTCACTGGTGCTGGTGGCGGTGTAAACGGACTGTCGAGTATGAACAGTGTTTCGCTGAAGGAGAAACGGGACGCATTGCTAAACCATCACGAGAGTGGTGCAAATggacaccaccatcatcatcatgcggATGCAGCGAACGCCAAGCTGGCCAGCGAACGACACGAAAAGGAGAAGCCGGTGGTGAAATCGAAACCGAAGGAGTTGGACGGATACGTAGGATTTGCGAACCTGCCCAACCAGGTGTACCGGAAGGCGGTGAAAAAAGGATTTGAATTGACGCTGATGGTAGTTGGTGAATCAGGACTGGGCAAATCTACACTCATCAATTCAATGTTCCTATCGGACATCTACCATGCCGAGCAGCATCCCGGTCCTTCAAAACGCATTAAAAAGACGGTGGCCGTCGAGAGTACGAAGGTACTGCTGAAAGAGAATGGTGTAAACTTAACATTAACGGTTGTCGATACGCCTGGATTTGGTGATGCCGTGGACAACAGTAACTG CTGGCTACCGATTGTAGACTTTGTCGAATCGAAGTATGAAGAGTATTTGACGGCAGAGTCTCGTGTTCACCGAACGGCATTGCCAGATTCGCGTGTGCACGTCTGCCTGTACTTCATTGCCCCGTCAGGGCATGGATTAAAGCCACTGGACATCGAGTTCATGCAGCGACTGTGTGATAAGGTTAACATCATACCGGTCATTGCCAAAGCGGACACACTCACTCCGGAGGAAATTACTCTGTTCAAAAAGCAG ATTCTGAATGAAATCGCTCAACATAAGATAAAAATTTACGATTTTCCGGATCCGATGGATGAGGAGGAAGATGCAAAAGTGCTTAGACAGCTACGGAGCCGTGTGCCGTTTGCAGTTGTCGGTGCAAATGCGATTATTGAGATCGATGGACGTAAAGTTCGCGGTCGACGCTATCCATGGGGTGTTGCTGAAG TTGAGAATCTGGACCATTGTGATTTCATTGCCTTGCGCAACATGGTTATTCGTACAAACCTGCAGGACCTGAAGGATGTGACAAACAATGTGCACTACGAAAACTACCGTTGTCGAAAACTAGCCGGTTTGGGTACCGATGGCAAAGCCAAGCTGAGCAATAA CTTATGCAATATTGGAACTGTTAACACAAATGGTACTGGATG GAACCCGCTGGCTCAGATGGAAGAGGAAAAACGGGAACATGAATcgaagatgaagaagatgGAAGCCGAAATGGAGCAGGTATTTGAGATGAAAGTGAaagagaagaagcaaaagctgaAGGACTCCGAAGCCGAGCTAACCAGACGTCACGAGGAGAGAAAGAAG GCTCTCGAGCTTCAAATACGCGAATTGGAGGATCGCAGAAAAGCCTTTGAGCTAGAGAAAACTGAATGGGAACAGCAGAACGGTGTCACACTTGATGAGCTGCGACGCAAGAGTCTGGAAGCGAACAGCAAAGA AACTGTGGACGGCAAAGACAAAGGTAAGAAAAAGAAGGGTCTTTTCTAG
- the LOC125769243 gene encoding septin-7 isoform X11 translates to MSASTPTAQQAASGVGGPPVPPAKPVLSSPGAYMANFQSGVSGSTVAPPITAGIHGTNKTHEKPTIAARPIPPPKLPNYSSSFNKIDRDRNEFTKIDKAEREKVSLLATKREMFFKSESNSPSGPPPNPPVGLNSLNLANNNVIHNNSANAATDKHSTAGLTNSTAGGVTNNSSPAAVSIGAMVTNNNHNGLNGAATTNGSSLAGNNNLTGAGGGVNGLSSMNSVSLKEKRDALLNHHESGANGHHHHHHADAANAKLASERHEKEKPVVKSKPKELDGYVGFANLPNQVYRKAVKKGFELTLMVVGESGLGKSTLINSMFLSDIYHAEQHPGPSKRIKKTVAVESTKVLLKENGVNLTLTVVDTPGFGDAVDNSNCWLPIVDFVESKYEEYLTAESRVHRTALPDSRVHVCLYFIAPSGHGLKPLDIEFMQRLCDKVNIIPVIAKADTLTPEEITLFKKQILNEIAQHKIKIYDFPDPMDEEEDAKVLRQLRSRVPFAVVGANAIIEIDGRKVRGRRYPWGVAEVENLDHCDFIALRNMVIRTNLQDLKDVTNNVHYENYRCRKLAGLGTDGKAKLSNKNPLAQMEEEKREHESKMKKMEAEMEQVFEMKVKEKKQKLKDSEAELTRRHEERKKALELQIRELEDRRKAFELEKTEWEQQNGVTLDELRRKSLEANSKETVDGKDKGKKKKGLF, encoded by the exons ATGAGTGCATCAACGCCCACAGCACAGCAAGCGGCATCCGGTGTCGGTGGACCACCAGTACCTCCGGCGAAGCCAGTTCTTTCCTCACCCGGTGCGTACATGGCCAACTTCCAGTCCGGTGTGTCCGGTTCAACGGTGGCACCGCCAATCACTGCCGGTATCCACGGTACGAACAAGACGCACGAGAAGCCGACAATTGCCGCCCGGCCTATTCCACCTCCGAAGCTGCCAAACTACTCATCATCGTTTAATAAgatcgatcgcgatcgtaATGAGTTCACCAAAATCGACAAAGCGGAACGGGAAAAGGTTAGCCTG TTGGCAACCAAGCGCGAAATGTTCTTCAAATCGGAAAGCAACAGTCCGTCCGGGCCGCCACCAAATCCACCGGTAGGACTGAATAGTCTCAACTTGGCTAACAACAACGTGATC CATAATAACAGCGCAAACGCGGCCACCGACAAACACAGCACTGCAGGGCTCACTAACTCAACTGCCGGTGGCGTTACTAACAACAGCTCACCGGCCGCCGTCTCGATTGGCGCAATGGTCACCAATAACAATCATAACGGTCTAAACGGAGCCGCGACCACGAACGGGAGCAGCTTGGCCGGGAACAATAATCTCACTGGTGCTGGTGGCGGTGTAAACGGACTGTCGAGTATGAACAGTGTTTCGCTGAAGGAGAAACGGGACGCATTGCTAAACCATCACGAGAGTGGTGCAAATggacaccaccatcatcatcatgcggATGCAGCGAACGCCAAGCTGGCCAGCGAACGACACGAAAAGGAGAAGCCGGTGGTGAAATCGAAACCGAAGGAGTTGGACGGATACGTAGGATTTGCGAACCTGCCCAACCAGGTGTACCGGAAGGCGGTGAAAAAAGGATTTGAATTGACGCTGATGGTAGTTGGTGAATCAGGACTGGGCAAATCTACACTCATCAATTCAATGTTCCTATCGGACATCTACCATGCCGAGCAGCATCCCGGTCCTTCAAAACGCATTAAAAAGACGGTGGCCGTCGAGAGTACGAAGGTACTGCTGAAAGAGAATGGTGTAAACTTAACATTAACGGTTGTCGATACGCCTGGATTTGGTGATGCCGTGGACAACAGTAACTG CTGGCTACCGATTGTAGACTTTGTCGAATCGAAGTATGAAGAGTATTTGACGGCAGAGTCTCGTGTTCACCGAACGGCATTGCCAGATTCGCGTGTGCACGTCTGCCTGTACTTCATTGCCCCGTCAGGGCATGGATTAAAGCCACTGGACATCGAGTTCATGCAGCGACTGTGTGATAAGGTTAACATCATACCGGTCATTGCCAAAGCGGACACACTCACTCCGGAGGAAATTACTCTGTTCAAAAAGCAG ATTCTGAATGAAATCGCTCAACATAAGATAAAAATTTACGATTTTCCGGATCCGATGGATGAGGAGGAAGATGCAAAAGTGCTTAGACAGCTACGGAGCCGTGTGCCGTTTGCAGTTGTCGGTGCAAATGCGATTATTGAGATCGATGGACGTAAAGTTCGCGGTCGACGCTATCCATGGGGTGTTGCTGAAG TTGAGAATCTGGACCATTGTGATTTCATTGCCTTGCGCAACATGGTTATTCGTACAAACCTGCAGGACCTGAAGGATGTGACAAACAATGTGCACTACGAAAACTACCGTTGTCGAAAACTAGCCGGTTTGGGTACCGATGGCAAAGCCAAGCTGAGCAATAA GAACCCGCTGGCTCAGATGGAAGAGGAAAAACGGGAACATGAATcgaagatgaagaagatgGAAGCCGAAATGGAGCAGGTATTTGAGATGAAAGTGAaagagaagaagcaaaagctgaAGGACTCCGAAGCCGAGCTAACCAGACGTCACGAGGAGAGAAAGAAG GCTCTCGAGCTTCAAATACGCGAATTGGAGGATCGCAGAAAAGCCTTTGAGCTAGAGAAAACTGAATGGGAACAGCAGAACGGTGTCACACTTGATGAGCTGCGACGCAAGAGTCTGGAAGCGAACAGCAAAGA AACTGTGGACGGCAAAGACAAAGGTAAGAAAAAGAAGGGTCTTTTCTAG
- the LOC125769243 gene encoding septin-7 isoform X12: MFFKSESNSPSGPPPNPPVGLNSLNLANNNVIHNNSANAATDKHSTAGLTNSTAGGVTNNSSPAAVSIGAMVTNNNHNGLNGAATTNGSSLAGNNNLTGAGGGVNGLSSMNSVSLKEKRDALLNHHESGANGHHHHHHADAANAKLASERHEKEKPVVKSKPKELDGYVGFANLPNQVYRKAVKKGFELTLMVVGESGLGKSTLINSMFLSDIYHAEQHPGPSKRIKKTVAVESTKVLLKENGVNLTLTVVDTPGFGDAVDNSNCWLPIVDFVESKYEEYLTAESRVHRTALPDSRVHVCLYFIAPSGHGLKPLDIEFMQRLCDKVNIIPVIAKADTLTPEEITLFKKQILNEIAQHKIKIYDFPDPMDEEEDAKVLRQLRSRVPFAVVGANAIIEIDGRKVRGRRYPWGVAEVENLDHCDFIALRNMVIRTNLQDLKDVTNNVHYENYRCRKLAGLGTDGKAKLSNNLCNIGTVNTNGTGWNPLAQMEEEKREHESKMKKMEAEMEQVFEMKVKEKKQKLKDSEAELTRRHEERKKALELQIRELEDRRKAFELEKTEWEQQNGVTLDELRRKSLEANSKETASLASRSSDESKGRRVFGSLLRRHTSFGAPDAVRGVTGAAGSTSTLATSANNNNSTVPPSPQDHNES, translated from the exons ATGTTCTTCAAATCGGAAAGCAACAGTCCGTCCGGGCCGCCACCAAATCCACCGGTAGGACTGAATAGTCTCAACTTGGCTAACAACAACGTGATC CATAATAACAGCGCAAACGCGGCCACCGACAAACACAGCACTGCAGGGCTCACTAACTCAACTGCCGGTGGCGTTACTAACAACAGCTCACCGGCCGCCGTCTCGATTGGCGCAATGGTCACCAATAACAATCATAACGGTCTAAACGGAGCCGCGACCACGAACGGGAGCAGCTTGGCCGGGAACAATAATCTCACTGGTGCTGGTGGCGGTGTAAACGGACTGTCGAGTATGAACAGTGTTTCGCTGAAGGAGAAACGGGACGCATTGCTAAACCATCACGAGAGTGGTGCAAATggacaccaccatcatcatcatgcggATGCAGCGAACGCCAAGCTGGCCAGCGAACGACACGAAAAGGAGAAGCCGGTGGTGAAATCGAAACCGAAGGAGTTGGACGGATACGTAGGATTTGCGAACCTGCCCAACCAGGTGTACCGGAAGGCGGTGAAAAAAGGATTTGAATTGACGCTGATGGTAGTTGGTGAATCAGGACTGGGCAAATCTACACTCATCAATTCAATGTTCCTATCGGACATCTACCATGCCGAGCAGCATCCCGGTCCTTCAAAACGCATTAAAAAGACGGTGGCCGTCGAGAGTACGAAGGTACTGCTGAAAGAGAATGGTGTAAACTTAACATTAACGGTTGTCGATACGCCTGGATTTGGTGATGCCGTGGACAACAGTAACTG CTGGCTACCGATTGTAGACTTTGTCGAATCGAAGTATGAAGAGTATTTGACGGCAGAGTCTCGTGTTCACCGAACGGCATTGCCAGATTCGCGTGTGCACGTCTGCCTGTACTTCATTGCCCCGTCAGGGCATGGATTAAAGCCACTGGACATCGAGTTCATGCAGCGACTGTGTGATAAGGTTAACATCATACCGGTCATTGCCAAAGCGGACACACTCACTCCGGAGGAAATTACTCTGTTCAAAAAGCAG ATTCTGAATGAAATCGCTCAACATAAGATAAAAATTTACGATTTTCCGGATCCGATGGATGAGGAGGAAGATGCAAAAGTGCTTAGACAGCTACGGAGCCGTGTGCCGTTTGCAGTTGTCGGTGCAAATGCGATTATTGAGATCGATGGACGTAAAGTTCGCGGTCGACGCTATCCATGGGGTGTTGCTGAAG TTGAGAATCTGGACCATTGTGATTTCATTGCCTTGCGCAACATGGTTATTCGTACAAACCTGCAGGACCTGAAGGATGTGACAAACAATGTGCACTACGAAAACTACCGTTGTCGAAAACTAGCCGGTTTGGGTACCGATGGCAAAGCCAAGCTGAGCAATAA CTTATGCAATATTGGAACTGTTAACACAAATGGTACTGGATG GAACCCGCTGGCTCAGATGGAAGAGGAAAAACGGGAACATGAATcgaagatgaagaagatgGAAGCCGAAATGGAGCAGGTATTTGAGATGAAAGTGAaagagaagaagcaaaagctgaAGGACTCCGAAGCCGAGCTAACCAGACGTCACGAGGAGAGAAAGAAG GCTCTCGAGCTTCAAATACGCGAATTGGAGGATCGCAGAAAAGCCTTTGAGCTAGAGAAAACTGAATGGGAACAGCAGAACGGTGTCACACTTGATGAGCTGCGACGCAAGAGTCTGGAAGCGAACAGCAAAGA GACCGCGTCTCTTGCATCAAGAAGTTCCGATGAGTCGAAGGGCAGGCGCGTCTTTGGATCGTTGCTGCGTCGGCACACTAGCTTCGGAGCGCCGGACGCCGTCCGTGGCGTTACCGGTGCGGCCGGTTCGACTTCCACTCTTGCTACTAGCGCtaacaataacaacagcaCAGTGCCACCTAGTCCGCAAGATCATAACGAATCGTAA